The Maniola jurtina chromosome 9, ilManJurt1.1, whole genome shotgun sequence genomic sequence tttcttgtgtatttattttgtctatAAAACAAGTGAAGGTACTTATGCATAACAGACTGGAACATTTAAGTGAGGAAGCCAGCGCAAAGCAAAGACAGAAGTCAAGGACTTTTCTTTAAATTAGTCAGGTTACTCAAAATCACAATCAGTTAATCTGTGGGCTTGGTGTAATACACTAAATTGTAACAAAAACCCACATTATTTacagaataaaattaaacaaagttTGTATATAAAGATTATTAATTTGAAAGAGACAAAAACGCAATTCGTTCCTATGAAATGCAATGTAATTTGTATAAGACGAGCAACTTTATATAGTAACATCAAAACTgtttaatatttctattatagTAGTAATTTTTGTAAGGACTACTATTAGAGACCTTTTtccagcagtagacgtctaacgtttgatgatggtgatgattttTCATACATTACCAAAAACACACTTTTTATAAGTAGTTAATTTGTAAGTGTTAACTGAtcatttcaaatattatttctaGGTATGACAGAGGGTTCTGTAGACATGGGCCGCACTGCAGACATAGACATGTGCGACGAGTGTTATGCATGAACTACTTATCAGGGCTTTGCCCCGATGGCCCGAGCTGCAAGTACATGCATCCAAGGTTTGAACTGCCCGCCCCGCCGGAACAGACGAAGGATGCTAAACGTTTACCTGTTTGTCATTACTGTGGAGATGTGGGTCATAAAGCATCTTCTTGTAACAAGCTTCCTGCTGaggttagtatatttttattttttatttattctttactGTTCAATTACATTACTTTTGGCCAATTCGTCTCCTCAGGCTaaacaaatagaacaaaatttacaaaaataataacttctTAATCTGCACtagtctgtctgtaatttcgaaataaaccGACCATCGCGGTCGCAGCAACTCCCTGCCAGACCCCTTAAAGTTTAAGGAtctctggcagggggttgccactatactaagtgtctggcaatgtatgacgtgagctaatactattccaaagaaaatataaaaaactatgCTTTGATGTAAGccatagatttttttacacttttattacctgttatctctcaaagccaccatggtccaaacttcatagtcactgattgttcctccctgtgttggggataaTACTCAGAGAAACTTttgtaaattcaaaaattttaaattcaacaAATCATTTGTTccaaataggtaatatttacactttttgatagtcagttgttggattagtgattaattacgtaaacttaaaactaaagctatgaggattccaaacgcgcccaggtctacgaagagcccacaacaaactttgccgggtattataaaataatagctGGCTCTTAGtcaaaaatgtttcattttagtagaaaacattattattaaattattttgtagagTAAAACTAACTTAACATTACTTCATTACAGCAACGGGAGGCAGCACAAAAACAAGAGGAAGCCAGATACAGAGCATTGGGCTATGTTAAGCCAGCAACTGATAATAACGAAGAACCTCGTCCCCATCCAAGACTGATGCACAAACCTTTAGAAGAAGTCACATGCTTCAAGTGCGGTACAAAAGGACACTATGCCAACAAGTGTCCCAAGGGTCACCTTGCCTTTTTGTCAAATCAACAAGGCAACCAGAACAACCATGTGTTCAAAAAACCTAACTAGTATAAGTATGTGAAGCCAACTTAAGGCTTCCAGACAGACTTTAGTGATGTGAAAATTATCTATAGTGACTAATGATATTAGTAAATAAGGTTGGGTTTACATTTTACTTTGGTGATATCAAGATGCAGTACGCATCACGAAAGTTGAGACTGTTCCtaagttgttttatttaaagcaatGAAATTTTTGAACATTCATACAAGCAAGAGCATTTTAGAAGCAAGATTGAATAGAGAAAAATTTACTTGtaatttaaatctaaaaccgacactttgtttatttaaaaaaatcttttagtcTTAATTTTCATGTATAGTCAGATAAATTATCAAATTCGTGTATCAGTTGTTACATCTCTTTGTATTCAGTGTGTACAGCATACAGTGAAATGAAAATTGACTTTATTGTAAGCCTCCTGGTTTAGGTTGAAATACCATTGTTTACAATGGCTGATATGATTTCTCACTATTGTACGACATATTGTTAAGATGTTGAAGTTCCATTGTGTTTAAGAATTCATATTTTAAGAGTTAACACTACATTTTAAGCAGCAGATGTACAGCCAAGTGAAGAAACTTCTCTTAATATTGTAAGCAGCTTtaaattcctcagccaattttggacttgcctttacacaggttcaaaaaatctattaaaaatatgctcctgagaaaagcatattatactatcgaagattatgtaaatgataaaaaagcgtggatttgacctgcaattcggtccagcaatgcgcaggacttcaattgcttttatacatggcatatcaaatctttgaaaagagcaaccgccgagtttcttgctggttcttctcggtaggaaaggcattcccaaccagtggtagatgcttttgacgattcaacttgtaaaagtctaattgaataaaaatattttgaatttgaatttgaatataagcAGCACTAAGGTGTGGAACACACTTCCGGTATCCATGTTTCTTGCCACATATAATGTAAATACCTTTgaagtgaataggtatcttctaggcaagcgtgctctaACCTTGACTTAGTCATTGCTTTTTTAACCATTGCTGTCAAACGCAAGTCTTAAACCTAAGTCTAAGTCAAAAAcctggctaagtgcgagtcagactcgcacagcgagggttccgtactcaaatcataaatcaaaaactattatgcataaaaataatgctCTTTCGtataacaccccacttggtattgttgtcttactttgaaaattgaaaatactaattattttttcatgaacacattttgtttttttttttttttatgtaaccacaaattcactgttttcggattttttcctttacttaagctataagacctacccacctgccaaattttatgattctaggcgaatgggaagtactctataggttttcttgacaggcacgacagacagataaaaattcaaatcaaatcatttttaacccccgacccaaaaagaggggtgttataagtatgatgtgtgtatctgtgtatctgtgtgtctgtgtatctgtgtatctgtctgtggcatcgtagcgcctaaacgaatgaaccgattttaatttagtttttttttgtttgaaaggtggcttcatcgagagtgttcttagctataatctaaaaaaattggttcgccgtttaagagttatcagctcttttctagttttcttgtagaaaagaaggttcgATAACCCTTAgcttcataatattcaagtgtcgattgacaaatgtcaagctgtcaagatggacgttgcctagatatacataattatttatttgaaaatgatttgtcgggggtgttgtaaatttttaatttacacttgttattcaagtaaacttttacaagtgctttcgaatcgtcaaaacaatctaccactggttcggaatgccgtagTAGatagacaaccaagtgatcctctaagggttcagtttttccttttgaggtacggaaccctaaaaatatttaaaaataaaactagccAACTTGAAATAAACCTTTTATGTCACAAAATGGTCCATAATGATTATGCTTCAATACAAGAGATGTTTCAATATTTGGCTGCTATTCAGTGATTGGAATAGGTAGTGCTTTGCGGGATTTCACATTATCTTGAATATATATTCATATTATCTTAAATATATATTCTAGGAAAACAGTGATACGCTGGCAACGCGCAGGATTGCAATCAACTTGTATTtctggtataatattataaattgaattttgaaaagagcaacctcTGAGTTTcttggtagatgcatttgatgattgaaaaatacttgtcacatcacactaaaattataaaggcgaaagattgtatgtgtgtgtgcatgtttgttactctttaacacaaaaactactggacggatttggctgaaatttggaatgaacaTAGATTACatcttggattaacacataggctacttgttatcctGCAAAAATCTGtggttcctgcgggattttttaaacatatacctacgcggacaaagtcgcgggcacagtctagtaaaaatatatgttCTGTCAGTGCGCTGATGAATAGCGAAAATGTGTAGGGTAGGTATGATCCCACAATCCCGCATTCGTATCCATACTATGATAATGTTTGAGATCGTAAACTGCACTACCTATTCCCTTCTAATTAATTAACTACCCATAGCAAGGCAGTGGCGGCCATTGCCTTGCTATgggtaattaattaatcttaaaatcttaaaattatcttaaaattAAGTAATGGCCTAAATCTTTGAATCGGCGATTCAAAGATTTAGGCCATTGAAAGGCCTAAATCTTTGAAATCGTGAATGAAGCAAACCCCTGTAATGCAGATAAGAGTAAAGTGGCGTCAGGGAAAAAACTCTGACATTGAACCTGTGCAGTGGGTGAATTACCGATCCATTTGGATCTTGGTGGTTCGAAGATAGGATTTCTCCCGCCGCACGGTTGGTTCGTCGGACAAACCTTTCGCTTCACGCACGTAAAGTGCTCATCTATGTGCAGACAAATTTCGTCCCATGGCATCGGGGGTTTTTACGCGACGCCATTAATGAGGGTAGCCCTCCGCCCAGATTTGTCAACGGTAGAtttcattcaaatatttttgtcaatatcgtaatagaaatattatatgtatgtttAATAATAAGATAAATCATTGAAAAGTTTATAATTGATGTTCTCACTCAAATGACTAAAATTGCAAAATATCCGAGCTACATTGTTGAAAAGTTGCTTCGCTAGATAGAACCTTGGTATTTTTCATATATGAACTGTAAAAAGATATTCCATTATTaactgaataaattaattaccaGTTACCCGTCGTTTTATTTGAAATCTGAAGATAACTGGTTCTTGGCGTGATTTTTAGTACTGACCATGCACAACCAAGTTTACCATCCAGTTGGACTGACAGCGGTCTTGAAACGATGTCCATTAATttgacggtgtatggctatCATCAGTGTGCATGCAGGGCTATCATCAGTGTGCATGCAGGGCTATCATCAGTGTGCATGCAGGGCTATCATCAGTGTGCATGCAGGGCTATCATCAGTGTGCATGCAGGGCTATCATCAGTGTGCATGCAGGGCTTTCATCAGTGTGCATGCAGGGCTATCATCAGTGTGCATGCAGGGCTATCATCAGTGTGCATGCAGGGCTATCATCAGTGTGCAGGCAGGGCTATCATCAGTGTGCATGCAGGGCTATCATCAGTGTGCATGCAGGGCTATCATCAGTGTGCATGCAGGGCTATCATCAGTGTGCATGCAGGGCTATCATCAGTGTGCATGCAGGGCTATCATCAGTGTGCATGCAGGGCTATCATCAGTGTGCATGCAGGGCTATCATCAGTGTGCATGCAGGTCGACTTGGAACCAACTTGACggcaaacttgatcgtgtatggccagCGTTAGTGACgtctatagtgaataaaaagcCCCAAGATCTCCGGAAGTGACTGGCTTAAAGTTTCAATCTATGGACCTATGAAACCTGATGGACCTTCCTTCCAGCTTTTATCACAAAAACCTACCATAATCATTAGAGAGTATCTCAAACTTTCAACACATAAATAAGTATATCAAGAAAAACAacaattgttttgttttattaattagttttattaaaatatatgctataaaaataaaactctgAAACAAGTTTTGTTACATGTATTACAACTTCACCACTtaacatattttgttttcgaacCTTTATGTGAGAGCACTCCGGAATGCTTTGTATACtaactacctaatattttgtgATCTAGCAACTTTTATGTTCATCACAACTCTTGCAAAACCAAACAAACCTTGACTTGCTCTAAACTATCACCATTTCACGATTCACTTAAAACTAgtcaagagcaattaatttttatgatctaatatgtatatattatacacTCTCCAGCAATGAATCCGGGTTGGTCACAAGATTCTCAAATCTCTAATTACTTTAAAGGCTTGTTCATTGCAATACGAACTGTATGTCGCCTTTGTAAAAatacaaatcatttatttgaaaaacaTTATTGAGGCATTAGGCAATAGAAAATGTACATCAAAAGTTTGTCATagaattttttgtaataaataagaTCAGTCAAGTACgaatcggactcacacacgaagggtcccgtaccgtacgagaaataacacttcaatttttattatttgttgttatagcggcaatataaatacacattctgcgaaaatttcaactctctacctattatagtTTACCAGATACTGCCGACAGACTAACGCACAGCAGAGTAGACTAACGGAcggcacccttcggatacggagccctaaaaaagtaatattttcacACTTTTTAATGTTCTTATTCTAAATTAGTCTGTATCGTCCTATGACTGGGCAAAGACCTTCCTCCGATTTTTCCACCAATTCCTATTCTGTGCTACTATGGGTCTCCTAAGAGTTTTATCTAATTCATAACGCCATCGTCGCATCGGACTGCCACGCTTGATGATTCTGGAGTGCCGGATTATTTGAATGTTGTAAAAAATGTTAAAGTTTGCATAATTGACTACACATAGACTGACCAACCCAGATGTTTAGTCAAGGGTCCGCCAACACTGCTTTCGAGTGCCGGTGCACATTCCAGCACCTCAGGATCTCAACATCCACCGATGCACCGAACTATGTCCCCCATTCGTTACCAACAAAGCTCGGTGGCAAAATCCACTTGACACGGTAGATATGACAATTTCATTTGTTCAAGAACTTATTGAGCACATCCACCATTTTTCCAAATAGACTCTGCCATTGCGCCTGTTGCTCGAGCTCCCGCCGCCGCAGTCGGAGGCTCTCGTTGGCGAAGACCCTCAGGATGTGGGCGATCCGGTCTTCGggagcgcgcgcgccgcgccgcagcGCCGAGTGGCGGCGGTAcacgcggcgcgcgcgcgggGAGCGCGGCGAGCGGCCCGCGGGCGCGGGGCTGGCGGCCGGCGACACGCTCATCTCCCAAGCTATGGGCGTCGAGTGACCACTTCTGCCCACTGAAACATACAAATTAAATTGCCAATCTTCAAGTTATGCTATTTTAGTCTCAAGGAGAAATATTGCATTTCATTCAATTCTAAGCTATTTCAAGTTTGAAGTTTAGTCTTTAGCTCATAgggaagttagtttaaaatcaaTTGTAAATTTTCTATCAAACAGACAATTAGAAAGACAAGAAAGTTAATAAACATGTAAAATTGAAAACCTTGTTAAGATAATAGTAATTATAAAGATCTTCTCTAAGCAGATGAGTAGATCAAGCTCATAGataaaactaactgatgcccgcgacttcgtgcgcgtggatttaggtttttcgaaatcccatgggaactctttgattttccatgataaaaagtagcccatgtgcttgGATATTATCAAGCTCcatcccaaatttcagccaagtcccgtggtttttgcatgaaggagtaacatacatacacacaaactttcgcctttataatattagtgtgaagtgtaatATTATCAGTTTTTCAGTAAAAACAACCCCCCTCCCCCATAGCCTCAATGTAATTTGTAATGAAACTTACAGTTCTGAACCTTGATGTCCTCATCAGACTTCGAGGATGCGTCAAATGGCTTTTCCACAAGCAATGCGTTTTGGGTTGATAGGCGCGAACCCGTCCACTCGTTGTTTGGCACTACATACTGCAATGAAATACATACTGATATAAATAATAGGCACATACACACATTTGGCATATTGACTGGGATCTGACTAGTGGTAAGTTTGGTAGTCTAAGGCTGCAATCACACTTGGCTTAAGACTAGTCGATTAGTTAAAAGTAAAAAGGTAAAAGTTtaggcctcaatagctcaaccggtaaaggagtggactgaaaaccgaaaggtcgatggttcaaaccccgcccgttgcactattgtcgtacctactcctagcacaagcctgacgcttagttggagaggaaatgggaatattagtcatttaacatggctaatattcttttttttttaaaaaaaaaaatctttttgaatGTACTGAAAATGATTGAAACTAGAAGTAATTGAAAATTCAGCTACCAATTATTTAGACAGAATATGAACCAAACGAagtattaaaaatcttttaaaacaaaacagatTTAACTTAGAAATGAACAGCTGTGACCACACATTTAGTAGCACTAAAAGggttcttttttagggttccatgcccaaagggtgccaacgggacacCTAGGTGAACTGTGGAAGCTCAATAATGACACCACTGaccatctgtttgtctgtctgtctgtctgtattcaTGAACCCTAAAACGTAGAGAGATAGCTGAAATTATCACAGAGTGTGTACTTCTATTGCCACtatgacaaataataaaactttcaaaatggctaccatgtaaataaaaaaaatatcttgtatgattgtatggaacccttcatgtgcgagtacAACTCACAGTTCGCTggttttttaccattttggtataGAAATATAACAATATTAGCGCTTAAGCTTTAcccttagttggaggggaaaagggaatattagtcatggcTAATACTCTGTAAATGTGGCCTCCATACTAACCTCTTCTGCCATGCTGGCAGGACCCTGTGCCTGTACGATGCGTAGCACGCGTTGCTCCAGCTCTGACATTGCCAGTTTGGTGGCCGAGCCTCCACTGGCTGAAGCTTGCTGGATCTTTGCCGCCTTGCGCTTCGTGTTGTTCTTGAAGTCACTCCATACCTGTACACACAAATCATAAGTaattcctacttaatattattaatgtgtaGATGCAATGGCCGTTGGAGCAGATAGTCCTAGAGTGGAAACTGCATATAAGCAAGGCTAGTGTGGGGCACCCTCCAGCACAATGGACTGACAATATAAAGAGGCTGGCAGATGTGGCTGAatgagaaaggctgaggacagagagtggtggcgctctttagggaaggcctatacccagcagtggacatccacaggctgatgatcttgatgatgatgatgaaagtgtctgtctgtctgtccgctagcttttcaagacccatctgcttaatTATTTATGATGACATaaaatacagagatagcttgcatcccagaaaagGACTTAGGCTATTTTTTGTTGAGGTAAGAGTACTTTTGCAGCAACAATGGACTTTAGAAAACAGTGGGATCACTGGCCAATCAGTGATTTGACTCACACTGTAGTTCTGTGTGGCTAGCTGTCAAACTACGGCAGGCCACCAGTAACATGCTTGTGAGAACttgtacatttttttacatGTACCATATACACAAGGCTATAGTGTTCAAAGGAATTACCTTACCACTTACATACCTTTTTCCACTTATCTATACTCTTATGGTCGCCACTGACATCCAGATTGAGGAGATTTGTCAAGTCCTCCCACATCTGTATCGCTCGAATCCTGCCGTGCGGCCCATCAGCAGGCTTATTAAGATCGCCATGGCTAAACAAACACAAAAACtgtattatccatactaatattataaattcgaaagtgtgtctgtttcacggcccaaccgctgaaccgattttaatgaaatttgttacagacatggggtacatcccggggaaggacataggctactttttatcccggaaattcaaagagttcctacgggattttaaaaaaccgaaatccacgcgggcgaagtcgcgggcatcctctagtctcaaatattttaaagtagtAGGTGAGTTTTAGTCTGTGTATGTGCAATTGTAATATTAAGTTTCTGGTAATATCCTAGACAGTTTCCAACCTGTCTACATTGTCACTAGAAAATCTAGTCTAGTCAAGTCGTTGTCAGAAGATCGACCAATGccacagttggacataggtTCCTACTGGGACTTCCACACGTCGTCTTGCGCCGCTTGTATCTAGGCGTCTCTCTGTGACCACACCAGGCATACACGGATCGAAATTAGAAGTGAGGTATGACGACAGACGTTAAACATTTTGTATGAACAGAAatcattgaataataaaaagcaGACTACTATAATATAAGTACCGTTCCATAAAATTCACAAGCTGTTCGAATTGCTGTGCACTAGTCCTCATTTTCTGAATTTTGGCGTTCACACAGTACGCGTGATATTTATTAAAACTGGTGCAGACTGTAGCTTGGAGAAAGGCAATTAATTGAATAGcagtttaaataacattgaattgatttttgtttagatttgaacaataatttacgaATTTTTACGACAGGTAAACAATTAATTTTTGTCaactggctttacggctctggcAGGCTCTGGACAAAGACACGGGACCAAGAGTAGGTATGTAGGGAAGCTCTGGATTCTAGCCGTAAACGCGTTTCGATCCAGTATCCAGACGACCACAGAGTAGTACGAAAAACACATGTCACATGAAAAGATCTATGAATTTGGATTCTAGAATTTAAAGGTCTGTGATTCTTGATGTGTGATCTTATAGATAGTAGGTATGTGATCTTTTGtacaaatttacaaaataaccgtaggacttcgtctgtgatggcgtttgctggcgcgcgtgctgtgcttgtttggagtgttttttttgttaagagtggatggtttttgtgttagttggtgttttttggtggtggatctgactgggaagcgctctaaaggggcgctgcgcgtatgtcggcgggcgccggcacagacggagtccatacttgtatagattcaataacttgaaaattaactacaaacttga encodes the following:
- the LOC123868036 gene encoding uncharacterized protein LOC123868036, giving the protein MRTSAQQFEQLVNFMERHGDLNKPADGPHGRIRAIQMWEDLTNLLNLDVSGDHKSIDKWKKVWSDFKNNTKRKAAKIQQASASGGSATKLAMSELEQRVLRIVQAQGPASMAEEYVVPNNEWTGSRLSTQNALLVEKPFDASSKSDEDIKVQNLGRSGHSTPIAWEMSVSPAASPAPAGRSPRSPRARRVYRRHSALRRGARAPEDRIAHILRVFANESLRLRRRELEQQAQWQSLFGKMVDVLNKFLNK